A genomic stretch from Malus domestica chromosome 15, GDT2T_hap1 includes:
- the LOC139191851 gene encoding uncharacterized protein, protein MDGLKDRFFSILVDEARDVSVKEQMAMVLRYVDDNGHVIERFVGIQHVTDTTSSSLKDAIDTLFSRYGLSISKLQGQGYDGASNMRGELNGLKTKILREQLCAYYVHCFAHQLQLALVAVAKNNIDIASFFATANNVVNHVGASCKRRDSLRGQLQEELVIAFENDCLITGRGLNQETSLKRAGDTRWNSHYGTLISIISMFSSVVHVLQMVIDDNPNESAGEANTLMRVILTFEFVFHLFLMKVILGLTNDLSQALQRKDQEIVNAMALVKSCKEKLYWMRNNGFDALVDEVSSFCEKHHIDVPNMEEAFILPGRSRRYAPIKTNRHHYRVELFIYVIDEQITELEDRFNEVFDYRIQVKTYTFYSLRAHIMVQAGKGAMKKPREIEKPKAQGA, encoded by the exons atggatggtctaaaagatagattcttttcaattttggtGGATGAAGCACGTGATGTGTCTGTGAAAGAGCAAATGGCTATGGTGTTGCGTTATGTGGATGACAACGGACATGTAATTGAAAGATTTGTGGGTATCCAACATGTTACCGACACTACTTCAAGTTCACTAAAGGATGCTATTGACACATTGTTTTCTCGCTACGGTTTGAGCATTTCCAAGCTACAAGGACAAGGTTATGATGGTGCTAGCAATATGAGAGGTGAGTTGAAtggccttaaaacaaagatattgaGAGAACAACTTTGTGCATATtatgttcattgctttgctCATCAACTTCAACTAGCTCTTGTTGCCGTAGCAAAGAATAATATAGACATTGCCTCTTTTTTTGCAACGGCTAATAATGTGGTTAATCATGTTGGAGCATCTTGTAAGCGGCGTGATTCACTTAGAGGGCAACTTCAAGAAGAGCTTGTGATAGCTTTTGAAAATGATTGTCTTATAACAGGGCGAGgcttaaatcaagaaacaagtcTCAAACGTGCCGGTGACACACGATGGAACTCACACTATGGTACCTTGATTAGCATCATTTCTATGTTTTCATCCGTGGTTCATGTGCTTCAAATGGTTATTGATGATAATCCCAATGAAAGTGCGGGTGAAGCAAATACGTTAATGAGAGTGATACTtacttttgagtttgtgtttcaccttttcttgatgaaagtcatattgggactcacaaatgatttgtcacaagcattgcaaaggaaagatcaagaaattgtgaatgcaatggctTTAGTGAAATCATGCAAGGAAAAACTATATTGGATGAGGAATAATGGGTTCGATGCATTGGTTGATGAAgtatcttctttttgtgaaaaacatcatATTGATGTTCCTAACATGGAAGAGGCATTTATACTTCCAGGGAGGTCAAGGCGTTATGCTCCAATAAAGACAAATCGTCATCATTATCGTGTGGAGCTCTTTATTTATGTCATTGATGAGCAAATTACGGAGTTAGAGGATCGCTTTAATGAG GTATTTGATTATCGAATTCAAGTGAAAACTTACACTTTCTATTCCTTACGT GCCCATATAATGGTGCAAGCTGGGAAAGGAGCCATGAAAAAACCAAGGGAGATTGAGAAGCCCAAGGCTCAAGGGGCTTAG